GTTCAGCATGGGCAGCCACACCGGCACCGTTAACGTCGCAGCCGGTGCAATCGGTGGAAAGCCAAAAGCAGTCCCTGGAAATCCAGGCTGAACAATGGGGATTACGGGCGGATGAATATCAGCGTTACCAGCAATTACTCAAGGGACCCAGGGGGATTCAGTCACCGGGACTTGACCCGCTGACGACGCTGGGGATTGAAGCTGAAAATGATACCGAGCGCCGCCGTTATGCCGAGCAGTGGGTCAAATCGGAATTTGCCCGCACCGAAAAAGAATTGCGCTTCCAGCGTGCAGTGGATGCGGCCTGGCAGCGGCTGTTTCCGGATGTGTTGCCGGTCAATATGGCAAAAACCCGTGAGGCTGATGGCCGTCTGGCACTGTTTGTCAAAGCCAACGATTGCCCGGCGTGTGACTCCCGTTTAGCCGAAGTCCTGACCGCAAATCAGCCGGTTGATATCTATCTGGTCGACAGTCAGGGCAATGATAACCTGTTACGGCAATGGGCCAACGCGCATCATATTCCCGTTGAACGGGTACGCAACCGGCAAATTACACTCAATCATGATGCGGGGTATTGGTTCCGGTTTGGGCGCGGCGTGATGCCGGTATTAATGCGACAGGGGGAACAGGGATGGCATATCACGTCATTATCATAAAATGGCTGGGTTTATTGCCCATTATCGGGATGTTATGGGTGAATGTCTGTTATGCCGAACTGAAAGTGATTGCTGATTTAGGCGGAAAAGATGCTTCGCCCTTTTATGACGGCATTAATGCGCAATCAGATAATTTTCCTGCGTTGCCATCGCATTTCTCACCAGAAGCAGCAAGTGAAGCCGTGATGTTGCCGGTCAGAACACCGGAACTGACGCCGGGGAAAGTGGCAAGCCGACCACTGCAACTGCCGGGGATTGGCGCATTGTTTCTGATTGGCGATGATCCCGGTTCACGCCAATGGTTAAACCAGAATGCAGCGCGGCTTAAGGCACTGCACGCCGTAGGTCTGGTGGTCAATGTCCGTGAGAGGGCGGGCTTACAGTCACTGCGGGCATCAGCACCGGATTTACTGTTATCGCCGGCTTCCGGTACCGAGCTGGCCCGCCGTCTGCAATTGCAACATTATCCGGTGTTGATCACCGCAACCGCACTCACTCAGCAGTTATCCCCATGAGCCGTCGTTACGTGATCGAGGCCCTGCTGCGCCCGGCAGTGGAGCTGAATACCGCAGTGGTGTCAGCCGTCGCCGCGTTTGTTTGTCTCAGAGCGCCTTGGGCCATCGCACTGGCACCGTCGGTGAGTTATGTGATGGCCGGCGGTTTTATGGGGCTGGCGGTGATACGCACATGGCAGGGTATTCAGGTGATACGCTATCGCAGAAACCTGCGCCGCTTGCCGCGTTATCAGATGAGCACAAAGCACATTCCCGTCAGTCATAAGCAATTGTTTCTGGGCAAGGGCTTTCGCTGGCAGCAAAAACATACCCAGCGTTTGCAGGATACCCGCCGGCCCGAAGTTGAGCGATTTGTGCAACCCTCCCATATCTATCAGCTTGCCCGCGCACTGGAGCGCAGAACCGAATACCGTTGGCCGACATTATCTGCGCTATTACGTCAAGACTCGCCATTTAATCCGGTGCGTCCGCTGCCGCCGATGGGGGGCAATCCGGTGATCCACGGTATTGAGCCACAGGAAGCCGAGGTATTTATGGATCTGCGCGAGCGGGTCGGGCATACCCTGGTGATGGGTACCACCCGTGTGGGAAAAACCCGGCTGGCAGAGTTGTTGATCACGCAGGATATCCGGCGCGGCGAGGTAGTGATTGTCTTTGATCCCAAAGGGGATGCTGACTTGCTGAGGCGCATCTGGGCGGAATCTCACCGCGCCGGAAGAGGTAATGAACTTTCCCTTTTTCATCTGGGCTGGCCGGAAATCTCAGCACGTTATAATGCCGTCGGGCGGTTTGGCCGGGTTTCCGAAGTGGCGTCCCGTCTGGCCGGGCAACTCAGTGGTGAAGGCAACAGTGCCGCATTCCGTGAGTTTGCCTGGCGGTTTGTCAATATTGTTGCCCGTGCTTTGGTGGCATTGGGGCACCGGCCGGATTACACCCTGATCACCCGTTATGTCAATAATATCAGCGAACTGTATCAGCTGTATGCCCGCAAAGTGATGGAAGAAAGGATGCCGGTATTATTAGCGCAAATCAGTCATTGCCTCGGTACGCTGAAAGAAAAGGATGTGCCGCGTAATATGCAGGGGCAGCCCGATGCCCTGCGGCTCTGGGCAACGGAAATCACCCTGAGTTCTGAGGCGGGTAAACAGTTGTATGACCCGATTTTGGATGGTCTGCGCTCTGCCGTGCGTTATGACCGTACCTATTTTGATAAAATTGTCGCTTCCTTATTACCGCTGCTGGAAAAACTGACTACCGGCAAAATCGCCGAATTACTGTCACCGGATTACCTCAATATGACTGACCTGCGGCCGATTTTTGACTGGGAGCAGGTGATCCGCAAAAGCGGGATTGCCTATATCGGGCTGGATGCGCTGTCTGACAGCGATGTTGCCTCAGCTGTGGGCAACAGTATGTTTGCGGATTTGGTGAGTGTTGCCGGACAGATTTATAAATACGGCATGAATGCCGGCTTACCGGTGCGCCATGATGGCAGGCTGGCGATTAACCTGCATTGTGACGAATTCAACGAACTGATGGGCGATGAGTTTATTCCGCTGATCAATAAAGGCGGCGGGGCTGGGATGCAGGTGACGGCGTATACCCAAACGTCGTCGGATATTGAAGCCCGTATCGGCAGCCCGGCCAAAACGGCGCAGGTGATCGGTAACTTCAATACCCTGATTATGCTGCGTGTACGGGATAACCGGACGGCGGAGTTACTGACCAGCCAGTTGCCCGAAGTGGAAATCTACAGTAAGACGCTGGTCTCCGGGCATTCGGATATTGCTGATGTTGAGCAGGGGCAGGATTTTACTTCCTCAACTCAGGACCGGGTAGGGACGGTTAAAACGCCGCTGGTGACCCCCGCAGAGATGATTAACCTGCCGAAAGGGCAGGCGTTCGCCTTACTGGAAGGCGGGCAGTTATGGAAAATTCGTATGCCCTTGCCAACGGGGGATGACGATGATGCCCTGATGCCGGCAAATTTGCAGAAAATCGCCGAGCAGATGCGTAAGCATTACCGTACCAGTGAATCCTGGTGGGAAGAGCACGGGTAACTTCTGATATGGCACAATCAGAATCCCCTTCCCGCCCGTCATCCCAACCACCGCGTCAACACGGTCTTTTGTATTGCGTGTTATGGGAATGGCCGTGGAAAATCGTCGGTTTTATTCTCATGTCCTGGCTATTCAGTTTGTTGCTGGAATATCTCGGTATGGCGTTTTTCTGGCCGGAACCGGGCGCGTCCCACAGCCGGCAGATGATGAAGACAGAACTGCAATATCTCTCCACAGAGTTTACCCAAAGCCTGTTATTGTCATCGCCATCGGTCACGGTTTCAGCATGGCTGGTACAGGCTTACCAATGGCTGTTTGTGGACAGCGGTTTTATTGGTTGGGTTCAGGGGCAATCATACTATCAGTTACATACCGGTAATGATTTTAGGCGTGAGTTTAATGCGGCATTACAGGGTGTATCGGGCTATTTGAGGGAGTACTGGCTGGCGGCGGTGTTTATCACGATGGTGACGCTGATCCGGCTAGCCATTCTGCTGTTATCCGTTCCTTTATTTGTGATGGTGGTGTTAGTGGCACTGGTTGACGGGCTGGGACGGCGCGATTTACGGCGTTACGGGGCAGGGTATGAATCCAGTTTTGTCTATCATCATGCCAAGCGTGGGATTAAACCTACCTGTACCGTTCCCTGTGTGCTGTATTTATCCTGGCCGGATACAATCTATCCCACGGTGATCCTGTTGCCTGCGGCGGTATTGCTGGGCATCGCGGTGGTGATAGCGGCCTCGATGTTTAAAAAGTATTTATAGTGCATGACGCTGGACGGAGGAAGGCAAAACGGGTTTTTGTTTTGCCTTCCTCCGTCAGCAGACAAGCCGCATCGCGGCGCGTCAGTGATGCTTATTCATAGATCTCTATTGATGTGACTTTGTAAGAGTCAAATTTGTACAAAAAGGGATTTGTAGGCGCTTGTATCTTATATATTTCTCTGGCACCAAGGTCTTGTATGGTGTCAATTGCATTACCCACTAAGGCATCCCCTTGATAAAGATTGAATTTAATAAACACACTTTTTAGTGTCTGAGTTGTATTATTTCTTGCATCACCTGCTATATATGGGATGCCATTTTGTCCATTGTCGATATGAAGGTTTGTGACTGAAACCCGATTCTCGTTATTGGCAAAAGATGAAAAAGTTGCCATACCAAGTACCACAGACAATGCAATACCAATCTTTTGAAAGCTGTTTCTCATATTATTATTCCTGATCTTTTTGATGTGTAAGGTGATTATCAATTTTCACATAGTTTTTCTATCATGGAAATTTTATTTTCTGCGTTCGTTCAGCCACATGATGATCTATTCTCCCAGAAATTCACTCATTGCCACCTGACTACATCTTCAGAATCCATAGGGTATAGAGCGCCATTAACAGGTTCTAGATTAATGCGAATATGTCGATAAAATACTCACCACCTGCGTCATCGATCCGAACCAGTCACCGGCGCTATGAATATCGCTGCCCGGATTTTTGAGATC
This genomic interval from Xenorhabdus doucetiae contains the following:
- a CDS encoding TIGR03759 family integrating conjugative element protein; translation: MRLNRIGLVAYVLLSGSAWAATPAPLTSQPVQSVESQKQSLEIQAEQWGLRADEYQRYQQLLKGPRGIQSPGLDPLTTLGIEAENDTERRRYAEQWVKSEFARTEKELRFQRAVDAAWQRLFPDVLPVNMAKTREADGRLALFVKANDCPACDSRLAEVLTANQPVDIYLVDSQGNDNLLRQWANAHHIPVERVRNRQITLNHDAGYWFRFGRGVMPVLMRQGEQGWHITSLS
- a CDS encoding integrating conjugative element protein: MAYHVIIIKWLGLLPIIGMLWVNVCYAELKVIADLGGKDASPFYDGINAQSDNFPALPSHFSPEAASEAVMLPVRTPELTPGKVASRPLQLPGIGALFLIGDDPGSRQWLNQNAARLKALHAVGLVVNVRERAGLQSLRASAPDLLLSPASGTELARRLQLQHYPVLITATALTQQLSP
- a CDS encoding FxLYD domain-containing protein, which encodes MRNSFQKIGIALSVVLGMATFSSFANNENRVSVTNLHIDNGQNGIPYIAGDARNNTTQTLKSVFIKFNLYQGDALVGNAIDTIQDLGAREIYKIQAPTNPFLYKFDSYKVTSIEIYE
- a CDS encoding TIGR03747 family integrating conjugative element membrane protein, whose translation is MAQSESPSRPSSQPPRQHGLLYCVLWEWPWKIVGFILMSWLFSLLLEYLGMAFFWPEPGASHSRQMMKTELQYLSTEFTQSLLLSSPSVTVSAWLVQAYQWLFVDSGFIGWVQGQSYYQLHTGNDFRREFNAALQGVSGYLREYWLAAVFITMVTLIRLAILLLSVPLFVMVVLVALVDGLGRRDLRRYGAGYESSFVYHHAKRGIKPTCTVPCVLYLSWPDTIYPTVILLPAAVLLGIAVVIAASMFKKYL
- the traD gene encoding type IV conjugative transfer system coupling protein TraD, with product MSRRYVIEALLRPAVELNTAVVSAVAAFVCLRAPWAIALAPSVSYVMAGGFMGLAVIRTWQGIQVIRYRRNLRRLPRYQMSTKHIPVSHKQLFLGKGFRWQQKHTQRLQDTRRPEVERFVQPSHIYQLARALERRTEYRWPTLSALLRQDSPFNPVRPLPPMGGNPVIHGIEPQEAEVFMDLRERVGHTLVMGTTRVGKTRLAELLITQDIRRGEVVIVFDPKGDADLLRRIWAESHRAGRGNELSLFHLGWPEISARYNAVGRFGRVSEVASRLAGQLSGEGNSAAFREFAWRFVNIVARALVALGHRPDYTLITRYVNNISELYQLYARKVMEERMPVLLAQISHCLGTLKEKDVPRNMQGQPDALRLWATEITLSSEAGKQLYDPILDGLRSAVRYDRTYFDKIVASLLPLLEKLTTGKIAELLSPDYLNMTDLRPIFDWEQVIRKSGIAYIGLDALSDSDVASAVGNSMFADLVSVAGQIYKYGMNAGLPVRHDGRLAINLHCDEFNELMGDEFIPLINKGGGAGMQVTAYTQTSSDIEARIGSPAKTAQVIGNFNTLIMLRVRDNRTAELLTSQLPEVEIYSKTLVSGHSDIADVEQGQDFTSSTQDRVGTVKTPLVTPAEMINLPKGQAFALLEGGQLWKIRMPLPTGDDDDALMPANLQKIAEQMRKHYRTSESWWEEHG